The sequence cgcatcagagaagctttgaaaaccagtttcatgactggccaggctacggtgtgaaagttctgtttgtttctccttgatgaaaccccccgacccttggttcactctacttccctgtaagctaaccacccgccccgcCTCCCTTCAATCttcgcttgcagaggcaataaagtcattgttgcttcacattcatgcattctttattaattcatcacacaaatagggggatgactaccaaggtagcccaggaggggtggtggaggagggaaggaaaatgccacacagcactttaagcacagcactttaaaagtttacaactttaaaatttattgaatgacagccttcttttttttgggcaatcctctgtggtggagtgcctggttggccggaggccaccccaccgcgttcttgggcgtctgggtgtggaggctatggaacttggggaggagggcggctggttacagaggggctgcagtggcagtctgtgctccagctgcctttgctgcagctcaaccatacactggagcatactggtttggtcctccagcagcctcagcattgaatcctgcctcctctcatcacgctgccgccacatttgagcttcagccctctcttcagcccgccactaactctcttcagcccgccactaactctcttcagcctgccacctctcctcccggtcattttgtgctttcctgcactctgacattatttgcctccacgcattcgtctgtgctctgtcagtgtgggaggacagcatgagcttggagaacatttcatcgtgagtgcgtttttttttctttctaagcttcactagcctctgggaaggagaagatcctgtgatcattgaaacacatgcagctggtggagaaaaaaaagggacagcggtatttaaaaagacacattttataaaacagtggctacactctttcagggtaaaccttgctgttaacattacatacatagcacatgtgctttcgttacaaggtcgcattttgcctcctcccaccgcgtgactaccccctcaaccttcccccctccctgtggctaacagcggggaacatttctgtttagccacaggcaaaaagcccagcaggaatgggctcctctgagtgtcccctgaagaaaagcactctatttcaaccaggtgaccatgaattatatctcactctcctgaggataacacagagagataaagaatggatgttgtttgaatgtcagcaaacatacactgcaatgctttgttctacaatgattcccgagtacgtgttactggcctggagtggtaaagtgtcctaccatgaaggatgcaataaggctgccctccccagaaaccttttgcaaaggctttaggactacatctaggagaaccgcaaatgccagggcaaagtaatcctttcacatgcttgcttttaaaccatgtatagtattttaaaaggtacactcaccagaggtcccttctccgcctgctgggtccaggaggcagccttgggtgggttcggggggtactggctccaggtctagggtgagaaacagttcctggctgtcgggaaaaccggtttctccgcttgcttgctgtgagctatctacaacctcatcatcatcatcatcttcttcgtccccaaaacctgcttccgtattgcctccatctccattgaaggagtcaaacaacacggctggggtagtggtggctgaaccccctaaaatggcatgcagctcatcatagaagcggcatgtttggggctctgacccagagcggctgttcgcctctctggttttctggtaggcttgcctcagctccttcagtttcacgcggcactgcttcgggtccctgttatggcctctgtccttcatgccctgggagattttgacaaaggttttggcatttcgaaaactggaacggagttctgatagcacggattcctctccccaaacagcgatcagatcccgtacctcccgttcggtccatgctggagctcttttgcgattctgggactccatcatggtcacctgtgctgatgagctctgcatggtcacctgcagcttgccacgctggccaaacaggaaatgagattcaaaagttcacggttcttttcctgtctacctggccagtgcatctgagttgagagtgctgtccagagcagtcataatggagcactctgggatagctcccggaggccaataccatcgaattgtgtccacagtaccccaaattcgagccggcaacgtcgatttaagagctaatccacttgtcaagggtggagtaaggaaatcgtttttaagagccctttaagtcgaaataaagggcttcattgtgtggacgggtgcagattTACAtctatttaacgctgctaaattcgacctaaagtcctagtgtagaccagggcttaaagttaggtgttgtgatgctcagtgttgcaacacctaagttCCTCTGTGGATATGGGCAGGGGTGCCATTTCAAATTTGGGGGAGGCATCTTTAAccgtgattccaggggctacttaggcacctgaaaactagTTTTTTtgcagatgtgggggaggggcacaaacAAAAATTATAATGCAAAGGGGGTgttcagctcaaaaagtttgaaaccactcagggtgcaggcagggcacgtagctcaggctgcagggaggggctgtgtgcggggaGGGTTGTAGCTCAGTGtccaggcagggggtagctaggtgCTG is a genomic window of Lepidochelys kempii isolate rLepKem1 chromosome 1, rLepKem1.hap2, whole genome shotgun sequence containing:
- the LOC140909818 gene encoding uncharacterized protein, with the protein product MQSSSAQVTMMESQNRKRAPAWTEREVRDLIAVWGEESVLSELRSSFRNAKTFVKISQGMKDRGHNRDPKQCRVKLKELRQAYQKTREANSRSGSEPQTCRFYDELHAILGGSATTTPAVLFDSFNGDGGNTEAGFGDEEDDDDDEVVDSSQQASGETGFPDSQELFLTLDLEPVPPEPTQGCLLDPAGGEGTSAACVSMITGSSPSQRLVKLRKKKKRTHDEMFSKLMLSSHTDRAQTNAWRQIMSECRKAQNDREERWQAEES